TCACCTCTCCTTTGGTTCTTAGCCAACAAAAACTAGCTTCTATTCCGAGAAACGTCTCTCCTTTCAGTCCTGTAATAAGTCTGCTGCAGCTACTTTTGGCTGGAGCCGAGACCTGATAAACAGTCTGGTGTTGGTTGAGCCTTTGCTTTTTAATAAAAGTTGGGGTGGGGGGCAACCCCTTTCATTTAAAAAAAAACTTTGACCATATCTATAAagaaaagtaggtacatctagaataccaaatgcacatcattggatacgtcatgagttatattttcagaatgtacatatttggtattgtagatgtagacagttttctctatacacttggtcaaagttggcaaagtttgactttcacaaaaatctatagacactacattgtggaatgaagggagtacttgTCAGCACAAGCTGTTGCTTTAGTACAATAGTACTGCACTGCACGCCACCCACGGATTCTCTTCGGTGGaccaattcttctttaagaaacaATTCAGTCAAAACTTAAGGCTAATGCTGGAACCTGAAATGAAATAGCTTACAGACAGATAGCGAGGGAGCACTCTAGGGCTCTAGGCTAATGCTGAAACCTGATGGCATTCACCAATCCTCATTTTGACTAGTCAACAAGAAACAATTAGCCTAACAATCTTACACTAGGTTGTTTACTTTATCGCATTTGTCTTTTCTAGGATTTGTTTGGAAGGATGCTTTTTTTTGCGAGGATTGTTTGGAGGAGGCTGTGTCCACTTATACTTTTATCGACTGCCGCTTTCGAGATCTCTGATTTTGGTAAATCAACTGGATCTGGAGCCAAATATTTATGGACCATCCATTTCATCTGTAGCACCAGGGGAACCCTTAGGCTGGCTTGCTGGCCAGGCAGTAGCGGCGCCGCGGTGTCGTCGCTTCCCTGGAGGTGCTGCCTAAATCTGACAATGGTTTCATACTTAAACCATACTTGAATCATACCCATACATGTCTCTCTCAAAACCATACTTGAATCATACCCGTTTAATGTCATTTTCAGCCCAACCAAAACTAAACCCTTTATTTTTTTTCACCCAAACCAATTTAAACCCAATACATAACCGTGGGTTTAAACCAAATACATAACTATGGGTTTGCTTCAATGTATATATGATTGCACAAATCGACATGTCAAGAAGCAAATGACATAGAAAAGGCATAAGTGCATCTACAACAGTTTGGGAACAAAGTTACCGTTGAGATACGGTCAACACATAACAAGTGTCAAAAAGACAATGCCCACGACTGAAAAGCTCACTGACAAGTGTATTAAAACCAATTGCTTAGCTAAAGCACAAGCAAACACATTCGATTTGCATGTGGTGTTTCCCCATGATACAGAATTACATAATGCATCGCAGCATGTACGCGGATCAAAGATACTCGTTGTCGATGCTAGTTGCTTATTGCACATAACCAATGCCCAGAAATCGGTTTGGACCCATAGTTTATAGCCGTTAATAACCAAATTGTTTAAGCCCATAACCAACTATACCCAAATTGGTTTCTTCACATATCCAAACCAAAACCAAACTAAAAAAGATTCAGCCCAATAAAACCTGAACCAATCAAACCCAAAGCAAGAACCAAACCATTTCACCCAGTTTTTTAATAACCATTCTCAGGTTTAGTGCTGCCTGTGCTCATGGAGGCTACGCAGTTGTTGCCGGAGTTGGTGACCGCGTCGGCTCTTCGGCGAGGATTGGGGCAATGTATGGTTCGGTGTTGGTTTCGACTGTGGGCATGAGTTCTCGGGCGCAATGTACGTCGTCACTGGCTGCAATTGGATGATGCCTTCTTCAATTCCGGTTGGGTCCTGCTGTTCACTTGCCGACTCCTAGGCGTGTGAAGGGTGAAGAGTGCGTTGACCCAGACTGAGATGTGGCCAGGGTTGTGCTTTTAGGTATCCGGTGTTGGTTGAGACGCGGTCTTTGATCTCTTGTCGCTGTAGTCGTGGTGTTGTGAATTGTTTGCCGAAAGGCGATGTATCAGCCGCTTGGCTCTTCTTCTTTGATATTGACACATCTCTCCATGGTGTATCGATCCTTGAAAAAAATATCTGTAGCACATAACATGAAAAGGATAAATGTTGTGTTTCCCTTGATGAACAATCTATCTGAAGTGACCTCTTGCCTTGCACCCCGAATGCAAGTTTGGATTATGGACACGATTTTATCTACCGGTTAACTCATAGCACAGCTGCGTATTTGCATTGGCTTTTTTTCTTGAAATAGAGGCCATCTATCCAACTGGTTATGAATTAACACATCGGCGACAATGTTCTGTGTAGCTGAAGCAGTAGATTATTTTAGCAGAGACGAAAAGGTCACAATCACATGGGAGTAGATTGCTACCGTACAGAGGAAATGAAGATGACACGATGGTGTCAATCAATAGGTACCAGTACACACACATACAGATACAATGATTCGCTGCAGAAACTCTAAGCCGCTCCGAGGAAGAGGATACAATGGAGTTAATGGATACATACAGATACAACGACTCTAAGCCGCCTTGGTGGGTGGATAACAAATACTATAATCGCGAGTTCAGTGATTTTGGTGAAGCTATAACGTGGTCAGACAGGACAATCCTCTTGTTCTTCTTTATTTTCTAGGAAATTGCATCGATCAGATGCTCTGCAGCCTGCCGTTCCCGCTGAAGATCCGGTTGAGGATCGCCGCCAGCCTCACGCCTCCCTGGGCGAGCCTCTTCTGAACCACCGGTAGCGCCTTGAAGTAGTACTCGTCTGCAGTCCAGTTTCAAAAAGGGATCTCGTCACACTTGTTCCAAAGAAATCACACATGAGTATCTATACATAGAAATTTAGTCTTATCAATCTGGTACGGTACCTCCTAGGGTGTCGTCCTGCTCGACGCCCTCGTACGCGTCGCATGCCAGCAACGCGCTCTCCTGGGCGTACCTGCAGCATTCGGTCGTTCTCAGCCGTCAGATTCAGCCTCGGACATACCAGATTGGATTGGATCATCGTGATGACTGTTGAGCTTACTTTTCAGCGCAGGTCGTGGTTTTGCTGCGGCACGCCTCCCACTGCTTCTCCTCGCTGGACCAGTCCTCCTGCAGGAGATCAACTCAGACAAAAAATTACTCGAGGTGAAATTAATCTGAAGTAATGGTGGAGTGAAATGCAGTGCAGGAGCTAACTAGTGAGCTAGCTTACGGTGATGTTGCGCTGGATGGACTCGATCATAGCGTCCTGGTCCTTGTCGAAGAAGTCCTTCATGGCCTCTGTGATCACGTCCGAATCCCACACCTAGTAGTTTGGAAACACAACACCCTCGTAAACCACTATACGTAAATTAGACAGTGAATAAATGAGTGAATCATGGAGCTGAGACTGTCAGAGTACGTACCTTGTGCAGGTTGCTCTTCCTCTTGTACCAGCGGAGTTTGATGGTGTTGCCGCCGAGGTCGTCCACGTGGCCGCAGTGGAGCGGCTGGTGCACGTCGCCCACAAAGTGCGCCAGGAACATCAGGCTCTCCGTCGGGTCAACTGCCATCGATGGCAATGCATGAGGACGGGAAGATCATCCATGGAATTGTACTACAGTATGCTATTAACTCATGAACCTGGGGTGTAGATCAGTGATGCTTACATGGGCTTGACGAGTCCTGGAGCGCGGCGGTGTAGTTGTTGATGGCCCCGACCACGCACacgttcttgttccccttggtGTCGTGGCAGTCCCCTGTCCAAAATCAAGCAGTAGCACCCAAGCATAACGTGAGACACGTGTGTAATTCTGATCCGCGATCTTTGTACGTACTATGTGTTTGGCTTTAATGAGTTGTTCTTGCTTGTGGAACTCTAGCCGCATGCTATGCTGCCCCGACGGCGGACTGTTACATTAGCTTGTGGTGCATGCACTCTGActgtcagccggtgacgaggaccTACGAACTACCAACTCCCTTGCCCAATCAGACAAGCGAACCTATACCCGATTGGCAGGCCAGCCACCAGTCAACATTTCACCGTCCAGTCAAAATGATAATGACTCGCCCCAAATGATACTACTCCTTGTGAGATGCGATTCAAAGAT
This region of Triticum aestivum cultivar Chinese Spring chromosome 2D, IWGSC CS RefSeq v2.1, whole genome shotgun sequence genomic DNA includes:
- the LOC123054895 gene encoding endonuclease 4, with the protein product MGLLMLLHVLLVAAAARAPAAQAWGKEGHYMTCKIADGFLTSEALTGVKALLPSWANGELAEVCSWADSQRFRYRWSSPLHFADTPGDCEFSYARDCHDTKGNKNVCVVGAINNYTAALQDSSSPFDPTESLMFLAHFVGDVHQPLHCGHVDDLGGNTIKLRWYKRKSNLHKVWDSDVITEAMKDFFDKDQDAMIESIQRNITEDWSSEEKQWEACRSKTTTCAEKYAQESALLACDAYEGVEQDDTLGDEYYFKALPVVQKRLAQGGVRLAAILNRIFSGNGRLQSI